DNA sequence from the Oncorhynchus clarkii lewisi isolate Uvic-CL-2024 chromosome 9, UVic_Ocla_1.0, whole genome shotgun sequence genome:
CCAGACTGGTCAGGCTGGTCAGTACTGGTGTGAAGGGAACAGAGTGTCTAGACCCACATCTTCACAACCAAGTGATCCTGTCACTCTCACTGTAAAAGGTGAGTTACTTTGTTGTGCTTTATTGATGTTGTTGACTATTTATATTGAGTCAATCATGGTCTGTGTGCCAGAATTCTTAGTTACAATGAGCTCTAAAATGATTGGGACAGTGAAacatgttctgttgttctgttaaGCAATAACAAACATGTTAATTTAAtacagtacagagtcattgtTAATACACACACTGTATTCTATTGAGAGGAATCTGTCCTGTACACTGACTCATAAACTTCATGTTTGAACATAAAGGAAAACATTTATATAGAGGtttcatctttgtatctgtgccattatggtGTCTGTTACAACACGGGCAGCACATCTACATGTTAATGTTGCATGTGCCATAATCTACCAACTATGTTACAGAGGACCACCATGTGGGTAGTGGACACTTCAGGAAAAAGAGTAGAGTTTTGAGATGTATAGACAGCAGGGGGGTTCCAACCCTCAAAGACCCCAAACACTGACATGTATTTGACCAaaacactgctactactactatatactactctactgtattgtaccctgctctactgaactgtaccctactctattgtactgtaccctactctactgaactctaccctactctactgaactctactgaactgtaccctactgaactgtaccctactctattgtaccctactctactgtactctactctactctactgtactatactgtactgtaccctactctattgtactgtactctactgaactgtccCAGAGGACTACCATGTGGGTAGTGGACAAGATCACAATTCAGGAAAAAGTGTAGAGTATTGAGATGTATAGCGAACTGGGAGGTTCCTACCCTCCAAGACCCCAAACATTGCCATCTATTTGATCAAAACatgactactatatactactgtactgtaccctactctactgtactctaatgtaatgtaccctactctactgtactctaatgtaatgtaccctactctactgtaccctactctactgtactctaatgtaatgtaccctactctactgtactgtaccctactctactgtactctaatgtaatgtaccctactctactgtactctactgtactgtaccctactctactgtactctaatgaaatgtaccctactctactgtactctactgtactgtaccctactctactgtactgtactgtaccctactctactatactgtaccctactctactgtcctctaatgtaatgtaccctactctattgtactctactgtactgtaccctactctactgtactgtaccctactctactgtactgtaccctactctactgtaccctgctctactgtactctactgtactctaccctactctactctactgtaccctactctactgtactctactgtactgtaccctactctactgtactgtaccctactctactgtactctactgtactgtaccctactctactgtactgtaccctactctactgtactctaatgtaatgtaccctactctactgtcctctaatGTAATGTACCCTACTcgattgtactctactgtactgtacactactctactgtactctactgtactgtaccctactctactgtactgtaccctactctactgtactgtaccctactctattgtactgtactgtaccctactctactgtactgtaccctactctactgtcctctaatgtaatgtaacctactctattgtactctactgtactgtaccctactctactgtactctactgtaccctattatactgtactgtaccctactctactgtcctctaatgtaatgtaccctactctattgtactctactgtactgtaccctactctactgtactcttctGTACTGTACCTGCCTGTAAGATTGGTGCAATAACTACATTTAATCATTATAGATCAGATTCTATGTATGAATCAACTGACTACATTTAATAATGATAGAGCAGATTCTATGTATGCATCAACTAACTACATTTAATCATTATAGAGCAGATTCTATGTATGAATCAACGAACTACATTTAATCATTATAGAGCAGATTCTATGTATGAATCAACTGACTACATGCGTCTTTCTACAGCTCTGCCTTTGGCCTCAGtgagtgtctctcctcagggTCTCCTCTACTCTGGAGAGACAGTCAGTCTGCAGTGTGTCATACCAGGCTACACAGACTGGAGGTACAACTGGTACAAAAACAACCAACACCTTCCTGATGAGACCAGCAAAGTCATAGATATCAccatccccatcactctgactgGTCAGGCTGGTCAGTACTGGTGTGAAGGGAACAGAGTGTCTAGACCCACATCTTCACAACCAAGTGATCCTGTCACTCTCACTGTAAAAGGTGAGTTACTTTGTTGTgctttgttgatgttgttgactaTTTATATTGAGTCAATCATGGTCTGTGTGCCAGAATTCTGAGTTACAATGAGCTCTAAAATGATTGGGACAGTGAAacatgttctgttgttctgttaaGCAATAACAAACATGTTAATTTAAtacagtacagagtcattgtTAATACACACACTGTATTCTATTGAGAGGAGTCTGTCCTGTACACTGACTCCTAAACTTCATGTTTGAACATAAAGGAAAACATTTATATAGAGGtttcatctttgtatctgtgccattatggtGTCTGTTACAACACAAGCAGAACATCTACATGTTAATGTTGCATGTGCCATAATCTACCAACTATGTTACAGAGGACGACCATGTGGGTAGTGGACACTTCAGGAAAAAGAGTAGAGTATTGAGATGTATAGACAACAGGGGGGGTTCCAACCCTCAATGACCCCAAACATTGACATGTATTTGACCAAAACACtaatatactctactgtactgtacaatactctactgttctctactgtactgtaccctactctactgtaatctactgtactgtaccctattcTACTGCAATCTACTgcactgtaccttactgtactgtaccctactctattgtactgtgctctcccgtactgtaccctactctactgtactctactgtactgtaccctactctactgtactgtaccctactctactgtactgtaccctactctactgtactctactgtactgtaccctactctactgtactgtagcctactctattgtactgtgctctcacgtactctaccctactgtaccctaGAGTACAGTacgtaccctactctactgtactctactatactgtcccctgctctactgtactcgacagtactctactgtactgtaccctactctgctgtactctacttcACTGTcccctgctctactgtactctaatgtactcgactgaactctactgtactgtaccctactctattgtactgtactctactgaactgtccCAGAGGACCACCATGTGGGTAGTGCACAAGTGCACAATTCAGGAAAAAGTGTAGAGTATTGAGATGTATAGCGAACTGGGAGGTTCCTACCCTCCAAGACCCCAAACATTGCCATCTATTTGATCAAAACatgactactatatactactgtactgtactctactctactgtactcaactgtactgtaccctactctactgtaatctactgtactgtaccctactctactgtaccctactctactgtactctaccctactctactgtaatctactgtactgtaccctactctactgtagtcaactgtactgtaccctactctattgtactctactgtactgtaccctactctactgtactcttctGTACTGTACCTGCCTGTAAGATTGGTGCTCTAACTACATTTAATCATTATAGATCAGATTCTATGTATGAATCAACTAACTACATTTAATCATGATAGAGCAGATTCTATGTATGAATCAACTAACTACATTTAATCATGATAGAGCAGATTCTATGTATGAATCAACTAACTACATGCGTCTTTCTACAGCTCTGCCTGTGGCCTCAGtgagtgtctctcctcagggTCTCCTCTACTCTGGAGAGACAGTCAGTCTGCAGTGTGTCATACCAGGCTACACAGACTGGAGGTACTACTGGTACAAAAACAACCAACACTTTCCTCATGAGACCAGTAAAGTCATAGATATCACCATCCCCATCACCCAGACTGGTCAGGCTGGTCAGTACTGGTGTGAAGGGAACAGAGTGTCTAGACCCACATCTTCACAACCAAGTGATCCTGTCACTCTCACTGTAAAAGGTGAGTTACTTTGTTGTGCTTTATTGATGTTGTTGACTATTTATATTGAGTCAATCATGGTCTGTGTGCCAGAATTCTTAGTTACAATGAGCTCTAAAATGATTGGGACAGTGAAacatgttctgttgttctgttaaGCAATAACAAACATGTTAATTTAAtacagtacagagtcattgtTAATAAACACACTGTATTCTATTGAGAGGAGTCTGTCCTGTACACTGACTCATAAACTTCATGTTTGAACATAAAGGAAAACATTTATATAGAGGtttcatctttgtatctgtgccattatggtGTCTGTTACAACACAAGCAGAACATCTACATGTTAATGTTGCATGTGCCATAATCTACCAACTATGTTACAGAGGACCACCATGTGGGTAGTGGACACTTCAGGAAAAAGAGTAGAGTTTTGAGATGTATAGACAGCAGGGGGGTTCCAACCCTCCAAGACTCCAAACATAGACATAAATTTGACCAaaacactactaatactactatatactactctactgtactctactgtactgtaccctactctactgtcctctaatgtactgtatcctactctactgtactctactgtactgtacaatactctactgtactctactctattgtactgtgctctactgtatacCCTACTCTGTTGcactgtgctctactgaactgtaccctactctattgtactgtgctctactgtatacCCTACTCTGTTGCACTTTTCCctactgaactgtaccctactcccctgctctactgtactcaactgtactctactgtactgtaccctactctgctgtactctacttcACTGTcccctgctctactgtactctactgtactcgactgtactctactgtactgtaccctactctattgtactgtactctactgaactgtaccctgctctactgtactctactgaactgtaccctactgaactgtaccctactctattgtaccctactccactgtactctactctactctactgtactctactgtactgtaccctactctattgtactgtactctactgaactgtccCAGAGGACCACCATGTGGGTAGCGCACAAGTGCACAATTCAGGAAAAAGTGTAGAGTATTGAGATGTATAGCGAACTGGGAGGTTCCTACCCTCCAAGACCCCAAACATTGCCATCTATTTGACCAaaacactactactatatactactgtactgtaccctactctactgtcctctaatgtaatgtaccctactctactgtactctactgtactcaactgtactgtaccctactctactgtactctactgtactgtaccctactctactgtactctactgtactcaactgtactgtactctactctactgtactctactgtactgtaccctactctactgtactctactctactgtactgtaccctactctactgtactctactgtactgtaccctactcttatgtactctactgtactgtaccctactctactgtactctactgtactcaactgtactgtaccatactctactgtactcaactgtactgtaccctactctactgtactcaactgtactgtaccctgctctactgtactctactgtactgtaccctactctattgtactctacagtactgtaccctactctactgtactctactgtactataccctactctaatgtactctactgtactgtacactactctactgtactctactgtactgtaccttactgtactgtactctactgtactataccctACTCTAATGTACTCGaatgtactgtaccctactctactgtactctactgtactgtaccctactctattgtactgtgctctactgaactgtaccctactctactgtaccctactctattgtactgtgctctactgatcTGTACACTACTTTGTTGCACTGTACTCTTCTGAAgtgtaccctactctattgtactgtgctctactgaatTATACCCTACTCTATTGCACTGTGCTTtactgaactgtaccctactctattgtactgtgctctactgtatacCCTACTCTGTTGcactgtgctctactgaactgtaccctactctattgtactgttctctactgtataccCTACTCTGTTGCACTTTTCCctactgaactgtaccctactctattgtactgtgctctactgtatacCCTACTCTGTTGcactgtgctctactgaactataccctactctattgtactgtactctgctgaactgtaccctactctactgtactgtagtttaTTGAACTAtaccctactctactgaactgtaccctactctattgtactgtgctctactgtatacCCTACTCTGTTGcactgtgctctactgaactATAAAATACTCTATTGCACTGTGCTCTACTGCACTGTAACCTACTCTAttatactgaactctactgtactctactaaacTGTTCCCTACTCTAACatactgtgctctactgaactatactattttgtactgtactctactgtgctctactgtactgtaccctagtctactgtattctactgtactgtaccctactctaatgtactctactgtactgtaccctactgtactgtactgtaccctactgtactctactgtactctaccttactgtactgtaccctactctattgtactgtgctctCCCTTACTGTACCCTATTCTActattgtactgtgctctactgaactgtaccctactctactgtactctactgtactgtactgtaccctactctattgtactgtgctctCCCTTACTGTACCCTATTCTACTGTACtcaactgtactgtaccctactctattgtactgtgctctactgaactgtaccctactctactgtactctactgtactgtgctgtactgaactgtaccctactctattgtactgtgctctactgaactgtaccctactatattgtactgtactctactgaactgtaccctactctactgtactgtactctactgaactgttttctgctgaactgtaccctactctattgtactctagTTGACCTTATTGTACTGTTTTCTGCTGAACTCTGCCCTACTCTGTTGTACTGTGttctactgaactgtaccctactctattgtactgtgctctactgtactgtaccttaatCTGCTGTGCTCTAATGAACTATACCCTACTCttttgtactgtgctctactgaactgtactctactctacttgaatgtattgtactgtgttctactgaactgtaccctactctgttgtgctgtgctctactgaactctaccctactctactgtactctacttgaAGGtattgtactgttctctactgtactgtaccttactgtactgtaccctactctattgtactgtgctctactgaactgtaccctactctgttgcactgtactctactgaagtGTACCCTACTttattgtactgtgctctactgaactgtaccctactctattgtactgtgctctactgaactgtaccctactctattgtactgtgctctactgtatacCCTACTCTGTTGcactgtgctctactgaactATACCCTACTCTGTTGcactgtgctctactgaactgtaccctactctattgtactgtgctctactgttcactactctattatactgtgctgtactgaactgtaccctactctattgtactgtgctctactgaactgtacctTACTCtgtgcactgtactctactgaagtGTACCCTACTCTGTTGcactgtgctctactgaactAGACCTTACTCTATTGcactgtgctctactgaactgtaccctaccctattgtactgtgctctactgtactctactgaactgtatCCTACACTACTgatctgtactctactgtactctagttGAATGTATTGCACTGTAGTCTCCTGAACTATACcttactctactgttctgtgctCTACTAAACTATACCGATCTCTATTGTACTCTGCtcaactgtactgtacactactctattgtactgtactctactgaactgtagtttattgaactgtaccctactacattgtactgtgctctactgaactgtaccctactccattgtactgtgctctactgtactgtaccctactctgttgtactgtgctctactgaaaCGTTACCCACCCTATTGTACTGTAATTTACTGAACTGAACCGTATTctgctgtactgtgctctactgaactgtaccctacCCTATTGTACTATAAACTAATCTACTGTGCTGTGTTCTACTGAACTGTAACCTGCTCTATTGTATTGGTTATATTATGCTTGTGTGTGGcttctcggccatggaaacccatatcatgaagctcccaacaaacatttattgtgctgagtttgcttctagaggcagtttggaacgcaGTAGTTAGTGTTTCAACCGAGGACAGAATTTTTTTACACGCTCTGCACCTCAGCACTCGACGGTCCCTTTCTGtgcgcttgtgtggcctaccatatTAAAGCTGAGCCACTGtggctcctagacatttccacgtcacaataacaacacttacagttgactacaGTTAGCTCTAGCATggtagaaatttgacaaactgacttgttagacaggtggcattctatgacggcgtcacattgaaagtcacttagctcttcagtaaggccattctactgccaatgtttgtctatggagagtgcatggctgtgtgcttgattttatacatgtccgcaacgggtgtggctgaaaaagccgaatccactcatttgaaagggtgtccacatacttttgcatatatagttTATATGTCTAAAATAAAAGTTACTGTACTATTTACTGAAGTCAGATCATACTTTGGAAAGAGTGTTGCTCTGACTGCATTTGTCTTCATATAACTGTTTCCACAGCTCTGCCCACGGCCTCAGTGAAGATAGTCACTCCACAGGGTCTCCTCTACCCTGGAGAGACAGTCAGTCTGCAGTGTGACATATCAGACTACACATACTGGACGTACCGCTGGTTCAGAGACAACCATCACCTTCCCAGTCAGACCAGTAAAGCCATAGATATCACCATCCCCATCACCCTGACTGGTCAGGTTGGTCAGTACAGGTGTGTTGGGAGGAGGAGAGATCGGCCCCAGATGTCATATCGCAGCTCAGCTCTCCCCATCATCATCACTGGTGAGGTCACTGTTTGTCTTCAATCTGGGCTTTCTAAATTTAGAGCCAATGAGGGTTCATCTAAATACAGATATATACACTGTAAATTCTAACTGAATGGAGTCAACATATGTCAAATATACTTTTATCACAATGTTACAGCATCAGCTGAATTACCAGCCAGGTATCCAGATGTTTTGTGCATTATTTTCACAGCTCTTCCCAAAACTACTCTGACTGTGAAGCTAAACCCTGTGTTCCCTGGAGAGACAGTTACTCTGACATGTTCAGTAGGGTCTGACAGTAGCAGGGTCTATCAGTAGTACAAAGGCAGGAATGATAATGTAGTGTCCCAGTCTGGTTACAGTAACATTGTAGTCTCTCACATCAGTAGATCTGGGGTCAGTACTGGTGTGAAGGGAACAGAGTGTCTAGACCCACATCTTCACAACCAAGTAATGCTATTATTCTCACTGTAAAAGGTGAGTTACTTTGTGTTTTTGTCATAAAGATGGacactttttctattgtgtcagAATTCTTAGttaaagtattgggacagtgatgGGACAGTGTTGTTCTGTGAAGTGTCCAAACTCCAAAGCAATAACAAACACATTGTTAAATTATTTTAGGACAAAGTATTTGTTgatacacatactgtatttctATTGAGAGGAGTCTGTCCTGTACACTGACTCCTAAACTTCATATTTTAACATAAAGGAAAGCATTTGTATAGAGGTTTCATCTTTGTAGCTGTGCATTTATGATGTTTGTTACAACacgggcagcaccattgaggatatcaaatcaaatcaaatgtattgatatagcccttcgtacatcagctgatatctcaaagtgctgtacagaaacccagcctaaaaccctaaacagcaagcaatgcaggtgttgaagcacgttcgctaggaaaaactccctagaaaggccaaaatatatgatgaaacctagagaggaaccaggctatgaggggtggccagtcctcttctggctgtgccgggtggagattataacagaacatggccaagatgttcaaatgttcataaattaccagcatggtcaaataagaggtctgggacaggtagcacgtccggtgaacaggtcaggattccatagccgcaggcagaacagttgaagctggagcagcagcacggccaggtggactggggacagcaaggagtcatcatgccaggtagtcctgaggcatggtcctagggctcaggtcctccgagagagagaaagaaagagagtttgagtttttataaaacctttattttttactcaagtGTTAACATAAATAATGACACACTACCTTTTCAGAAATGAAACAACAAATGTAATtcctaaacaaaaataaatacataacatatacattcaacttatttcatcagcaaaaaataatttcccctcCTCTACAAAACAAAGCGCTCCTTCGTAGGCCCACTTCTCCTCAAATAATAGGAGATCTTTTACAGCTGAAAATAACTCAAAATCTACTTTTATTCTTGCTTTCACTAAtcctttaaaaacacatcttacatcctgcccatatcccgtttctatcttatgtttcctactcagaaaaattgacatcttagcttgtcccaaaataaaatttaacatttgacattttcttttcTGTTGTTTACTATATTGAAACCCCAAAATAAACACAGTGTTATTGAAAAACTCCCCTACAGCTTTAAACAAAGATTCCAGCATTTCCAATAGAGGTtttatcctctcacactccataaaacagtgaaaaatggtttctcttatattacaaaaaggacatccatctctaacatctgagttaataacagatacaaaagcattaactgcaatgatgccatgtaaaaccctccattgcatatcaccagtacccttttgtaacggtggcttgtacagtgctctccatgctggctttaccttgtcatcaatgcCCAATTTTACCCTCCATGGAGTGTCTTTTCTATTTTTCAATGTATCTTTATTCAACACCTTGACACACCCCCTATACAATTCCTTCCCATTCACCTCAACCAAACccacctcctccaaccctctcaaaTCCAGCAATAACGCCTTTCTTTCTGACTCTGGGATATTTGGTGTAATCCCTAGTTTTGGAAATGAGACGTCTTCATCTTGCACATTCTTCTTGTGGCTACTAAGCATACCCCATTCTTCCGCTGACAgagccttcctacagctccccagCATTTGTCCGACAATCCTTTCCGACCTCATCCCCAAATGTTCTGCCACCCGTCTTCCATCCATTAAGGCGGGCCCAGCCATGGCCATTAACTGTCTTAAGGTGATGATTTTCCCCTTCACCAGAATCTTGGAGAAATGTGGAACAGCTGCAGTTGTACAATCCAGTCTTGCCCCATACACCAGAGGTTCCTCCAACAGCCAATCCACTGACTCCGCTGAAGTTCGTCTGGACACCTTCATTATGCTCCACACTCTGAGAAGGCCTCTGTAAAACGGAGGTACTCCCTCCCTAAAAATCTGACTACTATCAACCAGAAATAAAGCCTTCTTTAAACCTAATCCTCCAACCCTCTGTAATATaagacctgccacccctctccacaccacattttccggtccataaagcaacctttgaataaactgaaaccggaaagcagcagccctactagcaagatgtacaagaccttgtcccccctcctcttttgacaaatacaaaacactttgtggaacccagtgatatttatcccaaaagaaatccacaataattgcctGTATCTTAGCCAGAAGGCCAGATGGTGGTTCTAGAACTGACAACCGATGCCACAGTGCAGAGGCAATCACATTGTTAACTATAATAGTGTGCCCCCTATATGACATACGAGATAATaaccaacgccatctcctcatcctcccttccaccattTCAACCACCCCACTCCAATTTTTTTCCATAGTCCCCTCATTTCCTAGGTACACTCCAAGATACTTAAAACCTCCCTTACACCATTCTAGCCCCCCTGGCAAAGGCATGATCCCTCCAGACCATTATCCAATCTGTAAAGCACAACTCTTTTCCCAATTTACCTTTGCAGAGGATATTCCCGTAAAACGATCAACCATTAGACTCAAGCTATCCACCTCCGCTTGATTTTTCACTAGCACAACTACATCATCAGCATAGGCTGAAAGACGAATAGGAGGAATATCCTCTGAAAGGCACACCCCTGCAATGCGACTTCTAATGCTATTTAGTAGTGGTTCTATAGCAATGGCATATAACATCCCTGTCATAGAACATCCCTGCCTAATACCTCTACACACTTTAAAAGGAGCACTCAAACCACCGttaactttcaatacactttcaatGTCACCATATATCACCTTTATCATGGCAATAAAACCAGAGCTGAACCCAAACGCCTCAAACGTGTGCCATAAATATTGATGTTCAACTCGGTCAAATGCCTTTTCCTGATCAATTGAAATTAGACCAGCATCCAACCCAATAGCCCTAGAGACGTCCAAAAAATCACGAATCAGAGAAATGTTATCCCCTATCTGCCTGCCAGGAACACAGTAGGACTGATCCGTATGTATGATTTGCCCCAtcacctccctcagcctgttgGACAAAGCCTTTGACAATATCTTATAATCAGTGCACAATAAAGCCACCGGCCTCCAGTTCTTCACCTCCCTCGGGTCACCCTTTTTGGGCAGTAGGGTGAGGACAGCCCTTCTGCAGCTTATTGGTAATGACCCtccggttaaactatcattagctACTTCTAACCAATCCTCTCCCAACATAGCCCCAAAATACTTAAAAAAGTCAACGGGAAGCCCATCAATGCCTGGTGCCCTTCCATTTTCCATGCCTTTTAATGCAGTGTATAAATCCTGCAAAGACAATGGTTGCTCAAGCTCAACCTGAGCTTCTGCAGTCACCTTTGGGAGCCCATCAAAGAACTGCTGTGTCACTGTTTTGTCCTCTTTGTACTCACACTTGTAGAGCTCAGCATAGAACTCTACTGCCCTCTTTCTAATTTCACTAGGGCTAGTGAGCTCTTGTCCAACAGCTGATTTGAGACAATGAATAATTTTTCTTTGTCCA
Encoded proteins:
- the LOC139415997 gene encoding leukocyte immunoglobulin-like receptor subfamily A member 4, with the protein product MCSVGSDSIWSYKWYKDRNDNVVSQSVRHTITGDTLTISRAAESVHGLYWCQGEIQSRSISSIISDPVTITLNALPEASVNVSPQGLLYSGETVSLQCVIPGYTDWRYYWYKNNQHFPHETSKVIDITIPITQTGQAGQYWCEGNRVSRPTSSQPSDPVTLTVKALPLASVSVSPQGLLYSGETVSLQCVIPGYTDWRYNWYKNNQHLPDETSKVIDITIPITLTGQAGQYWCEGNRVSRPTSSQPSDPVTLTVKALPVASVSVSPQGLLYSGETVSLQCVIPGYTDWRYYWYKNNQHFPHETSKVIDITIPITQTGQAGQYWCEGNRVSRPTSSQPSDPVTLTVKALPTASVKIVTPQGLLYPGETVSLQCDISDYTYWTYRWFRDNHHLPSQTSKAIDITIPITLTGQVGQYRCVGRRRDRPQMSYRSSALPIIITALPKTTLTVKLNPVFPGETVTLTCSVGSDSSRVYQ